From one Gallionella capsiferriformans ES-2 genomic stretch:
- a CDS encoding lysozyme inhibitor LprI family protein yields MRTFLVVLCLSSFPFQCHAEAWVCPPDIASSDNGDFCGAAHAEFNANQADKRLNEVYRQLLSEFPTKEERQPWITAQRAWLKFSDAHCVAALSKFIGAPFTMAEMEHSCRAEQILNRTKELERYCESCSSHKP; encoded by the coding sequence ATGCGAACATTTTTAGTCGTGCTGTGTTTATCTTCTTTCCCTTTTCAATGCCATGCAGAAGCTTGGGTTTGTCCTCCTGACATCGCTTCTAGTGACAACGGTGATTTTTGTGGCGCAGCTCATGCCGAATTTAATGCCAATCAAGCTGACAAGCGCTTGAATGAGGTTTATCGGCAATTGCTCAGTGAGTTTCCAACAAAAGAGGAGCGCCAACCTTGGATAACCGCTCAGCGCGCTTGGCTAAAGTTCTCTGATGCTCATTGTGTTGCGGCATTAAGTAAATTCATTGGCGCGCCTTTTACAATGGCGGAAATGGAGCACTCTTGTCGCGCTGAACAAATTTTAAATCGCACGAAAGAATTGGAGCGTTACTGTGAGTCTTGCAGCAGCCATAAGCCCTAA
- a CDS encoding YceI family protein — MKKIIALTLTSLLSSTAYAAPETYVIDSSHSMPRFEYSHFGYSLQLSRFDTITGKITIDRAEKSGSVDVTIDAKSVNTGSTLFNSHIQGEDFFDTAKYPAITFKSSKVKFDGDKVAAVEGDLTVKGITKPVTLTVNSFLCMPHPMVKKEACGVTATTQVKRSDFNMGKYAPYVGDEVTLTIPVESVKL; from the coding sequence TGCTTATGCCGCCCCGGAAACTTATGTAATCGATTCTTCGCATTCCATGCCTCGCTTCGAATACAGCCACTTTGGCTATTCTTTGCAACTCAGCCGTTTTGATACGATTACCGGAAAAATCACGATTGATCGCGCTGAAAAGTCAGGCTCAGTGGATGTGACGATCGATGCGAAGTCAGTGAACACAGGCTCGACTTTGTTTAACAGTCATATTCAGGGCGAAGATTTTTTCGACACCGCCAAATATCCCGCTATCACTTTCAAGTCGAGCAAGGTGAAGTTTGATGGCGATAAAGTGGCAGCTGTGGAGGGCGACTTAACGGTTAAGGGCATCACCAAGCCGGTGACACTGACTGTCAATTCCTTCCTGTGCATGCCGCATCCGATGGTGAAGAAAGAGGCCTGCGGCGTGACCGCGACAACCCAAGTTAAACGCTCCGATTTCAACATGGGCAAGTACGCACCTTACGTGGGTGACGAAGTGACGCTGACGATTCCGGTTGAGTCGGTGAAACTGTAA
- a CDS encoding oxidoreductase, whose protein sequence is MSQALFTPTTLGKLQLQNRVVMAPLTRCRAIGNVPNELMEKYYSLRAEAGLIIAEGTSPSPNGLGYARMPGLFSDEQIQGWKRVTDRVHAAGGKIEQPPPSPSTCRRCGPACRLFMRPNVKLRGAPKARPSDRRERT, encoded by the coding sequence ATGTCACAAGCCCTATTCACCCCGACCACACTCGGCAAGCTGCAACTGCAAAATCGCGTTGTCATGGCTCCGTTAACGCGTTGTCGTGCAATCGGTAATGTGCCGAACGAATTGATGGAAAAGTATTATTCGTTGCGCGCCGAAGCCGGACTCATCATTGCCGAGGGGACTTCGCCTTCGCCAAACGGCTTGGGGTATGCGCGCATGCCCGGCCTGTTTTCGGATGAACAAATACAGGGCTGGAAGCGAGTGACCGATCGCGTGCATGCCGCAGGCGGCAAGATAGAGCAGCCACCACCATCACCGTCCACTTGTCGCCGATGCGGGCCAGCGTGTCGGCTATTCATGAGGCCCAACGTAAAGCTAAGGGGCGCGCCGAAGGCGCGTCCCAGCGACCGGAGGGAGCGAACTTGA